In a single window of the Pleurodeles waltl isolate 20211129_DDA chromosome 4_2, aPleWal1.hap1.20221129, whole genome shotgun sequence genome:
- the LOC138294026 gene encoding olfactory receptor 11A1-like produces the protein MAYDRYAAICHPLHYSTLMAPHVCFCLTAGTWTSGLTGTLITVFLLCQLQFPDHSEIDGFFCDFMPLAQATCSDPSMIEMEVFFFSFIVVSFQFLLITISYVNIISAILSIPTSTGRHRAFSTCSAHLAVCITYFGMLTIVYMLPAGGHVLNLNKAFSLLYTVGTPVFNPIVYTLRNTEIKCGMRKIFGQQTLIGQQ, from the coding sequence ATGGCCTACGATAGATATGCAGCCATTTGTCACCCCTTACATTACTCCACCCTGATGGCCCCGCATGTCTGCTTTTGTCTAACAGCTGGCACTTGGACATCTGGGTTAACAGGAACACTGATCACAGTATTTCTCTTGTGTCAGCTCCAGTTCCCTGATCACAGTGAGATCGATGGATTCTTCTGCGATTTTATGCCGTTGGCCCAAGCAACCTGCTCTGATCCTTCGATGATTGAAATGgaagtgtttttcttttctttcatagtGGTGTCCTTCCAGTTCCTGTTAATCACCATCTCCTATGTGAACATCATCTCAGCCATTCTCAGCATCCCGACGAGCACCGGCAGGCACAGAGCCTTCTCCACCTGCAGCGCACACCTGGCGGTGTGCATCACATACTTTGGCATGCTGACCATTGTGTACATgttaccagcaggaggccatgtgCTCAACCTTAACAAAGCCTTCTCCCTGCTCTACACGGTGGGAACTCCAGTGTTCAACCCCATTGTATACACACTGAGGAACACAGAGATCAAGTGTGGAATGAGGAAGATTTTTGGACAACAGACCTTGATTGGCCAGCAGTAA